The following proteins come from a genomic window of Populus nigra chromosome 6, ddPopNigr1.1, whole genome shotgun sequence:
- the LOC133697834 gene encoding transcription termination factor MTEF1, chloroplastic, with amino-acid sequence MLTCSQSPYPLSSLFRNNPTLPNLCLAKTTITITTSKDTGLLFRQKLTYLTNLKINTQKALTLNPNIRSTPLSTLLAIENCLSSMGFHRSSIGRILDMHPCLLTSDPHLHLHPTFDFLLNEVEIPFLDISRSINRCPRLLVSSVSNQLRPAFVFLKELGFVGPRKLNYQTTLLLVYNVERSLMGKIEFLMGLGFEFVEVKNMVVRAPGILTLSVERNMKPKFEYFVREMKGDLGELKKFPQFFSFSLERKIKPRHRMLVEYGLKMPLSSMLKVNDGEFNARLFEMRLRMVEES; translated from the coding sequence ATGCTAACATGCAGCCAATCACCATACCCCCTCTCTTCCCTCTTCAGAAACAACCCAACCCTCCCAAATCTTTGCCTAGCAAAGACGACAATAACCATAACAACATCTAAAGACACTGGCCTTCTCTTCCGACAAAAACTAACTTACCTAACAAACCTTAAAATAAACACTCAAAAAGCTCTCACTCTAAACCCAAACATCCGTTCCACTCCTCTCTCTACTCTCCTCGCCATTGAAAACTGTCTCTCCTCCATGGGCTTCCACCGTTCCTCCATTGGCCGTATCCTCGACATGCACCCTTGCCTCCTCACCTCTGAcccccacctccacctccaccccACCTTCGATTTCCTCTTAAATGAAGTCGAAATCCCATTTCTTGATATCTCTAGGTCAATCAATCGCTGTCCCAGATTGTTAGTTTCCAGCGTGTCTAATCAATTGAGGcctgcttttgtttttctaaaagagTTGGGCTTCGTGGGTCCACGTAAGTTAAATTATCAAACTACTTTGTTGCTTGTTTATAACGTGGAGAGAAGTTTGATGGGTAAGATCGAGTTTTTGATGGGGCTGGGGTTTGAGTTTGTCGAGGTTAAAAATATGGTTGTGAGGGCTCCTGGGATTCTGACTCTCAGTGTGGAGAGGAACATGAAGCCTAAATTTGAATACTTTGTGAGAGAAATGAAGGGGGATTTAGGGGAATTGAAGAAGTTTCCGCAATTTTTCTCGTTTAGTTTGGAGAGGAAGATTAAGCCTAGGCATAGAATGTTGGTGGAGTATGGGCTGAAGATGCCATTGTCGAGCATGTTAAAGGTTAATGACGGGGAATTCAACGCTAGATTGTTTGAAATGCGGCTGAGAATGGTTGAGGAGAGTTAA